GAAACCATCTGCAAAGTAGGCGAGCGCGATTACTGGATGACTGCCACGGAAGCAAAGGAATTTGGGATGATCGATGAGATACTTTAGAGCAGACTATCTTTCAGGTAAGAAACAATTTAACCACATAGATACATAGATTTTCATAGTTCAGTATGCAAAAAAGCCACAGTAGAGTTGAAGCTTTGCTTCAATCCTATGTTAACTCTAACACATATTATTTAAACTTTTAAAGCAATTTAAACTATGTATCTATGTGGTTAAAATAGAGGGTCAATTATTAAATTTCTATTTCAGCAAGCGGTTTTTGGGCTATAACTTTATTAGGATATTTTGCAGCATAGGAATACAGCAATTGCATGATGTACTGGTTGCTCCGGTAAGGTGTAACATGATCCTTCATTTCCGAAGGCTCTGTAAATCCAATATCCGAAGGGATATAGCCCATGCCATAAAAGTGGCCGTTCTCGACCCAGATACAGCTGCGCTCATCGGCTGAACGGCCTTTATCAAGGATAGCAAAGCTCGGCCTGCTTTTTAAATAAAAGTCAATGGCACTTTCGATTTGCTGGTTATGCTGATCCACTTCAGGCAGGTCTGTGTCATCGGTTCTCCGGTATGCTTCTTCTTCCGAAGGACTGCAGTATTTACAGAACCTGGGGTCGATTTCAAACTGTCCGGCAAGATCCTGGAGCAGTCGTATCCCATCATATAATTGGCCGAACACCTCTATGCATTTCTGGAATTTAGTCACCTTACCTATGGCGAGGTACCGGTAGCCATTGCGGGCTTCATATTCGTAAAGGCCATATTTTGGCTCAAAACGCTTCAGGGCTTTATTATGTACGGGCCATAACTTTTTGATCTCGGTACACTCCAGCAGCAGTGCCATCAGTTCGGTAGCGCAGACCTCAAAAGAAATGCTGTAAATATCCCGCAAAAAATGCTGCCGTTGCGGGGTAATCTTATGGCCGCTAAAATGGGAAGCCACACGTTTTTTCAGGTTGACCGCCTTGCCTACATACACAACTTTTTTCGACTGGTCGTAAAAATAATATACGCCCGGCTTTTCAGGTAATTGCTCAAAATCTTCCGGTGGGAGGTTTGGCGGGAGGCGCTGGTCCTGAGCCGTTTTTTTGATCATTTTATCCATCTCCCCATCGCTGTCCCACTCGAGCAGTTGGGAAAACAATATAGCCGTAGCATCGGCATCGCCGCCGGCACGGTGCCTGTTCTCTAAGGGTATAAATAACGACCGGCAAAGATTCCCCAGGCTATAGGACGACAGCCCCGGCCTGATCTTTCTTGCGGCACGCACCGTACATAATTTTTTCGCCGTCCATTTAAATCCGGCTTCTTCCAACTGGTGGCGGACAAAGGAATAATCGAAATTGACATTGTGGGCAACAAAGATTCGATCTGAAAGCATGCCGAATAGCTTTTCTGCAATGTCATCAAAAACAGGGGCATCTTTCACCATTTCATTGGTAATGCCTGTAAGGGCAAAAATGGGCAGCGGTATCTCCTTTTGCGGATTGACAAGTGTTTCGAAGCGGTCGATTACACTGGTACCGTCATGGATAATGACTGCGATCTCGGTAATACGGCTTCCTCCGGCATTCCCACCGGTAGTTTCGATATCCACTATTGCATATTCAGTCGTCTTCATTTATCACTACCATTAACTGATTGTTCCGCAAATTTATATGAAAATAATTGCTTCAAATGTAGTTTAAATTCTTATATCAAAATATTTTTTGAATAGAATTTTACGGTGAAGGGACTTAAAAACAACCGATTCCGTTAGGCGGTTCTAAATCTTTATCTGCAATGTAGTATATATCGTACGCGGGTCGCTTGGCAGTATGCCCGGCCCCGGATAACCCGTAGCCCTTCGTGTAAAATAATAATTGTTGGTGAAGTTATTAACGCCTGCCTCCAGCTTAAAGTTCTTCCAGGTATAGGAAGCTGAAACGTCAGCCACATAATACGAAGGTACCTGCCCGAATATCCCGAAGGTGTTATCGTTAGGATCGGTTTTGGTATTCCCGCTGTCGGTATATTGTTCTGATAAATAAGTAAGCTGCAAGGATGCTTTAAAGTTGCCCAGCCCAACCGTAGTACCTGCTTTCAGGTTAATAAGCGGGACAAATTCAACCGAATTGCCTTTTGTATTCGGTACGTCGGTCTTTAAATATTGGCTACCGGTAATAGCATTATTTATAAAGGCGGTCCATAAGAAGCTTTCGTTCTCTTTAAAGAACGTATTGCTGATATTCCAGTCGGCCATCACTTCCCAGCCATAAGTAATCGCTGTGCCCACATTGCTCCGGTAGCGCACCACAGCGCCGCTGCCATTGGGGTTTGGCGCCATATACTCGCCTATCTTATCATTATAATAAAGTGCATAGATATTGGTGTCGTAACTAAACCTGTCATCGGTTTTGCCACGAAGGCCAAAGTCGAAAGTGAAGCCCTTCTCATCCGTAATCGATGGGTCGATAGCAAGGCCGGGGCTGGCGGTGCGGATATCGTTGAACGTTACCGAGCGGTAGTTCTGCGATATATTGGCATACCATTCTGCTTTTACCGAAGGCTTATAGCTAAACCCTATCCCGGCAAGGATAAAGTTACGGTTCTTGACCACGTTCTCATTTTCCCGCTGGTCAAGGATAATGTTCCCCGCCTGGTCGGTATTGATGCGGCGCCAGTAGCCATCGGCACGTGTCTTAATATTCTCAAACCTGATGCCCGGCGTGATGGTGAATTTATCCGACAGCCTGAAAATATTTTCGGCAAAGAACGCAAGGTTTAAATTGGGATATACATAACTGCTCTGGTTCGTATAGTATGGAAATTCGGCGTTGGCATAATTAAAATCGGGCCCGCTGCAGCTGCTTCCCGGCCCCTGTTTGGCGGTATTACGCGCCTGGTAGTATTTCATACCGACCATAAAGGCGCTTTTTTGGTTTTTAAGCGAATACTGCTGGAGGAATTTCACTTCGGTGCCCCAGTTTACAAAGTCGCCTTTTATAAGGTCGCGTACCGAGCCGGGGGTATCGGCGTTGCTCACACGGTTGCTAAGATACCCAAGCGCGCTGCGTGAGGCATTGAGCCCAAAAAGCTGCACATTCAGTCGGGCATCATCTGTAAAGGCGTGCTCAAAACGCAGGCTGTAAAGGTTCCAGTTTACATCGAACCAGTTGCGGGTACGGTAGCTTTGGAACATATCCTTGTTAAACATCTGGTCGGTAAGGCCGCCCGGCTGTTTGGCAAGGTAA
Above is a genomic segment from Flavobacterium album containing:
- a CDS encoding exonuclease domain-containing protein encodes the protein MKTTEYAIVDIETTGGNAGGSRITEIAVIIHDGTSVIDRFETLVNPQKEIPLPIFALTGITNEMVKDAPVFDDIAEKLFGMLSDRIFVAHNVNFDYSFVRHQLEEAGFKWTAKKLCTVRAARKIRPGLSSYSLGNLCRSLFIPLENRHRAGGDADATAILFSQLLEWDSDGEMDKMIKKTAQDQRLPPNLPPEDFEQLPEKPGVYYFYDQSKKVVYVGKAVNLKKRVASHFSGHKITPQRQHFLRDIYSISFEVCATELMALLLECTEIKKLWPVHNKALKRFEPKYGLYEYEARNGYRYLAIGKVTKFQKCIEVFGQLYDGIRLLQDLAGQFEIDPRFCKYCSPSEEEAYRRTDDTDLPEVDQHNQQIESAIDFYLKSRPSFAILDKGRSADERSCIWVENGHFYGMGYIPSDIGFTEPSEMKDHVTPYRSNQYIMQLLYSYAAKYPNKVIAQKPLAEIEI
- a CDS encoding TonB-dependent receptor domain-containing protein codes for the protein MIRSLGFSFILLIALFPYKLMAQQYSHTGIVVDESSNAVSGVQVIDTENGTTVVTGTDGSFSIHASKEQLHLAFYKEGYALLEEDVIAGKQATIMLQKITELNEVVIERNKERLFALTHLKDIEGTSIYAGKKTEVIEVDRLTVNKATNNTRQIYAQIVGLTFGENSDGGLQLNIGGRGLNPNRTSNFNTRQNGYDISADVLGYPESYYTPPSEGVERIQVVRGAASLQYGTQFGGLVNFIMHKPSPKPMEVLVRNTGGSYGLYTNFTSLSVTEGKFSFYTLFNYKQGDGFRPNSQFNSRNFFINLNYDFTPKTSLHFDYTLFDYLAKQPGGLTDQMFNKDMFQSYRTRNWFDVNWNLYSLRFEHAFTDDARLNVQLFGLNASRSALGYLSNRVSNADTPGSVRDLIKGDFVNWGTEVKFLQQYSLKNQKSAFMVGMKYYQARNTAKQGPGSSCSGPDFNYANAEFPYYTNQSSYVYPNLNLAFFAENIFRLSDKFTITPGIRFENIKTRADGYWRRINTDQAGNIILDQRENENVVKNRNFILAGIGFSYKPSVKAEWYANISQNYRSVTFNDIRTASPGLAIDPSITDEKGFTFDFGLRGKTDDRFSYDTNIYALYYNDKIGEYMAPNPNGSGAVVRYRSNVGTAITYGWEVMADWNISNTFFKENESFLWTAFINNAITGSQYLKTDVPNTKGNSVEFVPLINLKAGTTVGLGNFKASLQLTYLSEQYTDSGNTKTDPNDNTFGIFGQVPSYYVADVSASYTWKNFKLEAGVNNFTNNYYFTRRATGYPGPGILPSDPRTIYTTLQIKI